The Gemmatimonadaceae bacterium genome segment ACAAAGGACATCGGTCGCAAGATAGCTCCCCGCCGAAGGGGCGTCAAAACGACTTGGATGCCGTGTAAATCTATGAACGATAGATGTTTATAGACGTTCAAATTGTAGTTGTCGCCGTTTCCTCTCACTCTCGCTTCCGTGCGCCTTCGGACCATCGCTCTCCGCGTTTTCCTCACCTTCCTTCTCGCCGTCTTCGCGTACTTCGCGCTGTCGCCCACCGGTCGCTACCTCGTCCGCGCTGCCTGGGAAGAGGGCCGGATCCTCGCCCACCGCCATCCCATCGCCGCGCTCGTCGCCGACTCTGCCACGGCGCCCACCGTGCGCGCCAAGTTGCGCATCGTGCTCGCCGCGCGTGCCTTTGCCGCCGAATCGCTCGGCCTCGCCGCCAAACAGAGCTTCACCACCTACTCCCGCCTCCAGCACGACACGCTCGTCCTCGTGCTCTCCGGGGCCTACCGCGACCGCCTCGAACCCGTCACCTGGTGGTTCCCCATCGTTGGCCGCGTGCCCTACAAAGGCTTCTTCGACTTCGCCGCCGCCCGCGCCGCGGCCAAGCGGCTCGATGCCGACGGGTTCGACGCCTACCTGCGTCCCTCGCCGGCCTTCAGCACCCTCGGCTTCTTCAACGACCCGCTCCTCTCCACCTCGCTCCAAGACGACTCGCTTGGCCTTGCCAACACGGTCATCCACGAACTCACCCACAACACCTTCTACGCCGCCAACCAGGCGGTCTTCAACGAATCGTTCGCCAACTTCGCCGGCGCGCGCGGCTCGGAGCAGTTCTTCCGGTCGCGCGGCGACACCGCCACGGCCCGCCTCGCCGCCCAGCGCTGGGACGACGAGAAAGTGCTCGGCCGGTTCTGGGACCGCGTGTATCACGCCGTCGATTCTGCCTACCGTGCGCACCCGGAGAGCATTGCGGCGCGCATCGCCGCGCACGACACGGTCTA includes the following:
- a CDS encoding aminopeptidase, with translation MRLRTIALRVFLTFLLAVFAYFALSPTGRYLVRAAWEEGRILAHRHPIAALVADSATAPTVRAKLRIVLAARAFAAESLGLAAKQSFTTYSRLQHDTLVLVLSGAYRDRLEPVTWWFPIVGRVPYKGFFDFAAARAAAKRLDADGFDAYLRPSPAFSTLGFFNDPLLSTSLQDDSLGLANTVIHELTHNTFYAANQAVFNESFANFAGARGSEQFFRSRGDTATARLAAQRWDDEKVLGRFWDRVYHAVDSAYRAHPESIAARIAAHDTVYARARQELVAEVGPQLRTIDTRYLDRARLDNATLLAQRIYLTDLDFFDDVYRFEDDDPRRAIAQVITIAKSRPDDPFGALRDWASTHPAPAAGSTPAPGPTPAPAKPAP